From a region of the Triticum aestivum cultivar Chinese Spring chromosome 7D, IWGSC CS RefSeq v2.1, whole genome shotgun sequence genome:
- the LOC123168021 gene encoding cysteine-rich receptor-like protein kinase 10, with translation MLGVLLLFLMPLSATGTAQLCGSNYTTNSTYQSNLAVLAATLPTNASSSLQQFAAATVGQAPDAVHALALCRGDFANDTACADCVAASFQRAQQTCPNDEAATVYYDYDDVNNQRPGCVLGFSGDSDFLSPAAGLTENGTLFEAWNPGNISADATITAADVHKLLTVTAQDSAADTARRYSTAVMDAVPTLYSLAQCTPDLSAGDCLVCLQRLIGMVNATTSVRQGGRIFVLRCNIRFETFMFFDQPMRRINPSSITQALPTGKNTGIKPWIIAICVSSAVALAAFCFMVYCRCLRGRIRKRGLRERRTNKLHVGDHELVWDMETGMLSGFSFFEFDQIQEATGNFSEENKLGEGGFGPVYKGHLLQGMEIAVKRLASHSGQGLVEFKNEVQLIAKLQHRNLVRLLGCCSQGEEKILVYEYMPNKSLDFFIFDERRKALMDWNRRLSIIEGIAEGLLYLHKHSRLRVIHRDLKPSNILLDNEMNPKISDFGLAKIFSPNNTEENSTRRVVGTYGYMAPEYASEGLFSIKSDVFSFGVLVLEILSGKRNSGSHQCGDFINLLGYAWQLWEDRRWIDIVDASLNSFLPKTHPTEIMRCINIALLCVQENAVDRPNMLDVTAMLSSKTMILREPKHPPYFNLRVGNEEDTSATQSCSINGVTLSIATAR, from the exons ATGCTCGGCGTCCTGCTCCTTTTTCTGATGCCGTTGTCGGCAACGGGAACGGCACAGCTCTGCGGCAGCAACTACACCACCAACAGCACCTACCAGTCGAACCTCGCCGTCCTTGCCGCCACCCTCCCCACTAATGCCTCCTCTTCCCTTCAGCAATTTGCCGCCGCCACCGTTGGCCAAGCACCTGATGCGGTGCACGCGCTCGCGCTCTGCCGCGGCGACTTCGCCAACGACACGGCATGTGCGGACTGTGTTGCCGCCTCATTCCAACGCGCACAGCAGACGTGCCCCAACGATGAGGCCGCCACCGTCTACTACGACTACGACGACGTAAACAATCAGAGGCCAGGCTGCGTCCTCGGCTTCTCTGGCGACAGCGATTTCCTCAGCCCAGCGGCCGGTCTCACTGAGAACGGCACGCTCTTCGAGGCATGGAATCCGGGGAACATCTCCGCGGACGCCACCATCACCGCCGCAGACGTCCACAAGCTGCTTACTGTGACAGCTCAGGACTCGGCCGCCGACACGGCGAGGCGGTACTCCACAGCGGTCATGGATGCCGTGCCAACGCTCTACTCCCTCGCACAGTGCACGCCGGACCTGTCCGCCGGTGACTGCCTGGTGTGCCTCCAGCGGCTCATCGGCATGGTCAACGCCACCACGTCCGTGCGCCAGGGAGGACGGATCTTCGTCCTGCGCTGCAACATCAGGTTCGAGACGTTTATGTTCTTCGACCAACCTATGCGGCGGATCAATCCATCCTCCATCACTCAGGCTCTTCCAACAGGCA AAAATACAGGAATCAAACCTTGGATAATTGCAATATGTGTGTCTTCTGCTGTGGCACTAGCTGCTTTCTGCTTCATGGTTTATTGTCGTTGCCTCAGAGGAAGGATCAGAAAACGTGG ATTGCGAGAAAGGCGCACTAATAAGTTGCACGTAGGGGATCATGAACTAGTATGGGATATGGAAACAGGAATGTTATCAGGGTTTTCGTTTTTTGAGTTTGATCAGATACAGGAGGCCACGGGTAACTTTTCTGAAGAAAATAAACTTGGAGAAGGCGGATTTGGCCCTGTATACAAG GGACATCTTCTTCAGGGAATGGAGATAGCAGTTAAGAGGCTTGCTTCACATTCAGGACAAGGTTTGGTGGAGTTCAAAAATGAAGTTCAGCTCATAGCCAAGCTTCAACATAGGAATTTGGTGAGACTGCTGGGATGTTGCTCTCAAGGAGAGGAAAAGATACTGGTCTATGAATACATGCCGAACAAAAGCTTGGACTTCTTCATATTTG ATGAACGCAGAAAAGCTTTAATGGATTGGAACAGACGTCTATCAATAATTGAAGGAATAGCAGAAGGCCTTCTTTATCTACATAAGCACTCTCGTCTGCGTGTTATACATCGAGATCTTAAGCCAAGCAACATTCTCTTGGACAATGAAATGAATCCTAAAATTTCGGATTTTGGACTAGCAAAAATATTCAGCCCAAATAACACCGAGGAAAACAGTACGAGAAGAGTAGTTGGTACATA TGGTTACATGGCTCCCGAGTATGCTTCTGAAGGCCTATTCTCTATCAAATCCGATGTATTCAGCTTTGGTGTTTTAGTTCTCGAGATCCTTAGCGGGAAAAGGAATTCTGGTAGCCATCAATGTGGTGATTTCATCAATCTCCTCGGATAT GCTTGGCAGTTATGGGAAGACAGAAGATGGATTGATATTGTTGATGCATCACTTAATTCATTTCTTCCAAAGACTCACCCAACAGAAATTATGAGGTGCATTAACATTGCACTACTATGTGTACAAGAGAATGCAGTAGATCGACCAAACATGTTGGATGTTACCGCAATGCTAAGCAGCAAGACAATGATCCTACGTGAGCCTAAGCACCCACCGTATTTCAATCTAAGGGTAGGCAATGAAGAGGATACTTCTGCTACACAATCGTGCAGTATCAATGGTGTTACGCTATCTATAGCAACTGCTCGATAG
- the LOC123168023 gene encoding cysteine-rich receptor-like protein kinase 10 — protein sequence MATILLLLLSSLTLFLAAADVFCDNVKVLAATLPNKTSSSPVHFATATVGQAPDIVYALALCRGDVLNDTTCAECITNVFGKVQNATPPEVECFRAASYFADCILIYNSKDILAPSFTNSTEGENGGDPPFERWNVRNVTGDVPLITGLIHKLLVQTVEKAASASPRRFATGVVDSGTNFPKVYSLAQCTPDLSSGDCLECLQHLLGMINSTMSLRMGGQMGVIRCYFRYDASQFYQGQPLISLRPLAPTPTQHKRRMNKLWIIPIVLIPLAAATFLFFILYYRRITKQRKGEVMRLQGSRRSRDLEGEEQLVWQGKNSEFMVFDFQQLLQATNNFSEENKLGQGGFGAVYKGKLAAGLEIAVKRLSSHSGQGFIEFKNEVQLIAKLQHSNLVRLFGCCSLEEEKILVYEYLPNKSLDFFIFDEKRRALLDWSKLVAIVEGIAHGLLYLHKHSRLRIIHRDLKPSNILLDSEMNPKISDFGLAKIFSSDSTEGNTTRRVVGTYGYMSPEYASEGVFSIKSDVFSFGVIIFEILSGKRNSGSQQYGDFINLLGYAWQLWEEGRGIDLLDTSLVPKGQSPKIMRYINIALLCVQENAADRPSMADVIAMLCTDDMNIDEPKQPAYFNIRVGNEEESSATESCSINDMTISVAIPR from the exons ATGGCGACAATCCTGCTGCTCCTACTCAGCAGCCTCACACTGTTCCTGGCGGCAGCCGATGTATTCTGCGACAACGTTAAGGTCCTTGCTGCCACCCTCCCCAACAAAACCTCCTCTTCCCCAGTACACTTTGCCACTGCCACCGTTGGCCAAGCCCCCGACATTGTGTATGCGCTTGCGCTCTGCCGTGGTGATGTCCTCAATGACACAACCTGTGCCGAGTGCATCACCAACGTATTCGGCAAAGTGCAGAACGCTACGCCGCCAGAGGTAGAGTGCTTCAGGGCTGCCTCCTACTTTGCTGATTGTATCCTCATCTACAACTCCAAAGACATCCTCGCCCCGTCATTCACCAATAGCACAGAAGGAGAAAATGGTGGCGACCCTCCTTTTGAGAGGTGGAATGTCAGAAATGTCACCGGCGACGTGCCGCTCATCACCGGTCTCATCCACAAGCTGCTGGTGCAGACCGTGGAGAAGGCAGCCAGCGCGTCGCCGAGGCGGTTCGCCACGGGTGTCGTGGACAGCGGCACAAACTTCCCGAAGGTGTACTCGTTGGCGCAGTGCACGCCGGACCTGTCTTCCGGGGACTGTCTAGAGTGCTTGCAACATCTCCTTGGCATGATCAACTCCACCATGTCCCTCCGCATGGGAGGGCAGATGGGTGTCATACGGTGTTATTTCAGGTATGATGCGTCTCAGTTCTATCAAGGCCAACCATTGATAAGTCTGAGGCCGCTAGCTCCAACTCCGACCCAACACAAGA GGCGGATGAACAAGCTGTGGATAATTCCCATAGTTTTAATACCTCTAGCTGCAGCAACATTTCTCTTCTTCATCTTGTACTATCGTCGGATCACAAAACAAAGAAAAG GTGAAGTGATGAGGTTACAAGGATCAAGACGTTCTCGGGATTTGGAAGGAGAGGAACAACTAGTTTGGCAAGGCAAAAATTCAGAGTTCATGGTGTTTGACTTCCAACAGCTTCTACAGGCCACCAATAATTTTTCGGAAGAAAACAAACTTGGACAGGGTGGCTTTGGTGCTGTATACAAG GGCAAGCTTGCTGCTGGATTGGAGATAGCAGTTAAAAGACTTTCTTCACATTCAGGACAAGGGTTCATAGAGTTTAAAAATGAAGTCCAGCTCATAGCCAAACTACAACACAGTAATTTGGTTAGGCTCTTTGGATGTTGCTCCCTAGAAGAGGAGAAAATATTAGTGTATGAATACTTGCCCAACAAAAGCTTGGATTTCTTTATCTTTG ATGAAAAAAGAAGAGCTTTACTTGATTGGTCCAAACTTGTAGCAATAGTTGAAGGCATAGCACATGGACTTCTTTACCTACATAAGCACTCCCGGTTACGTATCATACATCGAGATCTTAAACCAAGTAACATTCTCTTGGATAGCGAAATGAATCCAAAGATTTCAGATTTTGGTCTAGCAAAAATTTTCAGCTCAGATAGCACTGAAGGAAACACTACTAGAAGAGTGGTTGGTACATA TGGCTACATGTCCCCTGAGTATGCTTCGGAGGGTGTCTTCTCTATTAAATCGGACGTCTTCAGTTTTGGTGTTATTATTTTTGAGATACTTAGCGGAAAGCGGAATTCTGGTAGCCAGCAATATGGTGATTTCATCAATCTTCTTGGATAT GCATGGCAATTATGGGAAGAGGGAAGGGGAATTGATCTTCTTGATACATCATTGGTTCCCAAAGGTCAATCGCCGAAGATTATGAGATACATTAATATAGCATTATTATGTGTACAAGAGAATGCAGCCGATCGACCAAGCATGGCAGATGTTATAGCAATGCTATGCACCGACGATATGAACATCGACGAGCCTAAGCAGCCGGCATATTTCAACATAAGGGTCGGAAATGAAGAGGAGTCTTCTGCTACAGAGTCATGTAGTATTAACGACATGACCATATCTGTCGCAATTCCTAGATAG